The DNA window tatgcatattaaagtaaaaattataaaatacattaaaatgaaACATTAGTTGAGTGGTACATTTAAAGTTTTACCAATTCAATTGGCATAAGTTTAAATCCTATTGTATGCAATTTTTTATTAGCTTTTGTTAATTTGAAAAGATTAAAgtacattcaaataatataatttattttaattatgaaaaggatatttcataattttcatagtagaaaattaaataatagtataaataataaattaaagggtaaaatgaaaattttaatctcTATTGAAGGTACAGCCTATGTACTGGATGTCTGCTGAAAAATAACTCAGTGTGGTTGAAAAGTAAACGAGAGGTTTATCCAAATAATCTTTCAGTCAAATTACTTTCAGttggatattattattattatttgcctAAAGATTGCAACTCATGGGAGCTGGGATGCATCCAAAGGGCCCTAAGGCTTTGAGTTGAGGCCTCAATTTATAGCAGAAAAagcagaagaaaaagaaagggtgATTGGGGGATATTTCATTTTCATGATAGGGAAAAACCCCATTTTTTAGAGAATGCAAGAATGGAATGGAACCCCAAAAAATGTGATGGTTTATAGGCATTCACTTCAGCCAACCAAACCCCACACTCCTTCCCCCTACCCCTGGGTTCCAGCCCTTGGATAGGGCTCTCCcttattttaattgaattgtcGAACCATCTACTGAGTCCCTgcaatatttttaatgaattaatttgaaaatggtttattAGAAATGAAGGTGTGAGTGACATTAGTCACTACTCACTATGTGATGTCTGAATCTAATGCttcttccctttttattttttggggtcAAAACTTTCATTTAATATTGTAAGGTATTCTTTATGTAACTGAACAATCAAAGAATTTAATATtagtaaagaaataaataaaaagtattaaCAAAACCATTAATCGATAATAAGGTAATTAATGTAGTCAAtagtaaaaaaaagttataaatttggagaaattgaaattataaaatttatattaaagaaaaagaaatagtacATAGATTCCaatcaaattaaaacatgaaaaatgagAATTGACCAAAAGGGAGTAAATAGCAAATGGAAAAGCAAGCAAGCAAATAAACAAAATATGTAAGTCTTCCATTTGGAAGAGATGATATTTCACAGTTAATTCTCTTACTCCATTTATATGATATAATTAGTAAGCTGAAATTTTATTACAGTTGATACAACATCTGATGGGTCACAGTTTCCCatcataaggaaaagaaaaggtggcATTAATGGTGGAACACATAGGCTAAAAGCTTCTAATTCCATCATTGTTTGTCATGGACTAATATTCCTTCAATTCAACGTTTCTAAGTTTCAATCAATCCTTCCACGACACAACTAGAAGACAATCATAGTTGCCTGCTGGTTCCCCACAACTCAGAACCACCCCCCCCCAAAATTCCCCTCCCATGACCCATCTCCCAACAAAAGTTAAATGACCAAATCCTCTAATTCTATtccctttctttcccttttcccCCTTTCTAATCCGTTTTGTCACTATCCTTAAGCCCTCAGTTGTGCAGCTCTCAGCCCCACCTTCTCTTGTCTCTCTCTCGCTTTGGCCTCAATTTCATCCAACAGTATTGGTCTTTCTCCCTCTGTCTCCTTTGTTGCTACCTTGTACCACCGCAACCCAAGGAGGATTGACCTGTTTTTTTTCCTCTTTACATTTCCTTGCCATCTGCTGACCAAGTTTTTGGGGTTTTGTTCCATGGATATGCTAATTATTCTCTTCCTGCTAACCTCCGCCGCTCTTCCATTGGCTTCACCAGATCCAAACGACGAGGCTTGTTTAACCCACGTTAGCCAAACCTTGAAAGACCCTTTGAAGAACCTGCAAAACTGGACCAAACCCAACTTCGCTAACCCTTGCAACGGTTTCACTTCTTATCTCCCTGGTGTCACCTGCAACAATGGTCGAATCTACAAGCTTTCCCTTACTAAACTCTCTCTCCAAGGCTCTATCTCACCTTTCCTTTCCAACTGCACTAATCTTCAGTCACTTGACTTGTCTTCAAATTCCATCTCAGGCCCCATCCCACAAGAATTGCAGTATTTACTCAACCTGGCAGTGCTGAACCTTTCATCGAACCGACTTGAAGGCGTGATCCCACCGCAGATTACCTTATGTGCTTATTTAAACGTCATTGATCTTCATGACAATTTACTCACTGGCCAGATTCCTCAACAATTAGGCTTTCTATCACGGTTGTCAGCTTTTGATGTTTCTTACAACAAGCTTTCGGGGCCAATACCAGCCTCTTTAGGGAACAGAAGTGGGAATCGGCCGAGTTTCAATGTCACTTCTTTTGAAGGCAATAAGGATCTTTATGGATACCCTTTACCACCCATGAAAAGCAAAGGGTTGTCAGTTTTGGCCATTGTTGGGATCGGGTTAGGAAGTGGGCTTGCTAGTTTGGTGCTTAGTTTTACAGGAGTTTGTATCTGGTTGAAGATTAGAGATGAAAAGATGGCTGCCGAAGAAGGGAAGATGAGTCACCCTATGCCTGATTATTAAAAGCTTGAATCTAAGATTAATTACTGATCTAAAATGGGGAAAAGAAAAGACTGAAAATTCCAGGTATGCTTTTAATTAAATCCTTTCctttcttctcaatttttaaGTGAGGTTTGGGTTGAATCTTTATTTTCCTAAAGCAGTTGCCTTTTCTGGGTGTTTATGATCTTTTTGTGTTTAACGATCTTAGGATTGTCTATAACATTTATTTTCAACAATGTATAAATTTCTGAGTAAATATAAAGTATTTATAAGAGTTAAAGTCGATCCAATTTTAACACTGCTTTTTTGCTACTTGGTAGGCACTTCCCCTGCTGGTTTCTGCTTTATTTTGGGTTATGGAATTCAACGTTGAGGTCTCTAATCCATGGGCGCAACTAAAAGGAGAAACCATACTGTAATTGCATTTTATTATTGACAACCCATGTGACCTTGATCATTAAcgttttaatctttaaattttggAAAAGTGATCCCAAACCATTTCAAAGTGACCCTGAAAAACATGCTCAGGTGAATTCGCTATAACATCGATTCTtcttagaattgtgtgacccaaattctaagagattgcttgcaagtcaagttaaacaaaaatatattttctttctagaagatttagtatttattagtataatatatttagcatttattagtatagtttatttgacttactaatttagcctataaataggctcctttacaatcttagaattaagagacacccattagattagaactcataacacattcagagaattttgtgtttacgtttgagggttctttgtttttcgggttttcggggtttagtttttatctccatcttttgtactcttcattcttttgccattatagtaaatttatctttgcccgtggttttttatcctcttttgaggggtttttccacgttaaatttgtgtgttcatcttctcaatttcttctactatttttacttgttcgttgcttaatcgggacgat is part of the Gossypium hirsutum isolate 1008001.06 chromosome D11, Gossypium_hirsutum_v2.1, whole genome shotgun sequence genome and encodes:
- the LOC107954877 gene encoding receptor-like protein 44 isoform X2, coding for MDMLIILFLLTSAALPLASPDPNDEACLTHVSQTLKDPLKNLQNWTKPNFANPCNGFTSYLPGVTCNNGPIPQELQYLLNLAVLNLSSNRLEGVIPPQITLCAYLNVIDLHDNLLTGQIPQQLGFLSRLSAFDVSYNKLSGPIPASLGNRSGNRPSFNVTSFEGNKDLYGYPLPPMKSKGLSVLAIVGIGLGSGLASLVLSFTGVCIWLKIRDEKMAAEEGKMSHPMPDY
- the LOC107954877 gene encoding receptor-like protein 44 isoform X1, which encodes MDMLIILFLLTSAALPLASPDPNDEACLTHVSQTLKDPLKNLQNWTKPNFANPCNGFTSYLPGVTCNNGRIYKLSLTKLSLQGSISPFLSNCTNLQSLDLSSNSISGPIPQELQYLLNLAVLNLSSNRLEGVIPPQITLCAYLNVIDLHDNLLTGQIPQQLGFLSRLSAFDVSYNKLSGPIPASLGNRSGNRPSFNVTSFEGNKDLYGYPLPPMKSKGLSVLAIVGIGLGSGLASLVLSFTGVCIWLKIRDEKMAAEEGKMSHPMPDY